The Gopherus evgoodei ecotype Sinaloan lineage unplaced genomic scaffold, rGopEvg1_v1.p scaffold_57_arrow_ctg1, whole genome shotgun sequence genome includes a region encoding these proteins:
- the SYP gene encoding synaptophysin: protein MEVLNQVVAGGQFRMLKEPLGFLKLLEWLFAIFAFATCGTYSGEFRLSVECVNRSESDLNIEVEFGYPFRLHQVYFDVPACKGTKVEKVFLIGDYSSSAEFFVTIAVFAFLYSLAATVVYLFMENKYRENNKGPMIDFVVTAVFAFMWLVSSCAWAKGLSDVKLATDPNNVIEGLDVCKKEGNTCKELKDPVISGLNTSVVFGFLNLVLWTGNLWFVFKETGWSAPFAKYPPAAPEKQPAPDAYADSYNQGSGYVQQDSYGQQGGYQPEYNQQGYGQPDPYGQQGGYGQAAPTSFSNQM, encoded by the exons GTAGTGGCTGGGGGGCAATTCCGGATGCTCAAGGAGCCGCTGGGGTTTCTGAAACTGCTGGAATGG ctTTTTGCTATCTTTGCGTTTGCCACCTGCGGGACCTACAGCGGGGAATTTCGCCTCAGTGTTGAGTGTGTGAATAGAAGCGAGAGCGACCTGAACATCGAAGTGGAGTTTGGCTACCCGTTCAG ACTCCACCAGGTCTATTTCGACGTCCCAGCCTGCAAGGGGACCAAGGTGGAGAAGGTTTTCCTCATTGGGGATTACTCCTCCTCTGCCGAATTCTTCGTTACCATCGCCGTCTTCGCCTTCCTGTACTCGCTGGCTGCCACCGTCGTCTACCTCTTCATGGAGAACAAGTACCGGGAGAACAACAAGGGCCCCATGATC GATTTCGTCGTCACCGCTGTCTTCGCCTTCATGTGGCTGGTGAGCTCGTGCGCCTGGGCCAAGGGTCTCTCCGACGTCAAGCTGGCCACGGACCCCAACAACGTGATCGAGGGGCTGGATGTCTGCAAGAAAGAGGGGAACACGTGCAAAGAGCTGAAGGACCCTGTCATTTCGGGGCTCAACACCTCTGTG GTCTTTGGCTTCCTGAACCTGGTGCTGTGGACAGGGAATCTCTGGTTCGTGTTTAAGGAGACGGGTTGGAGCGCCCCCTTTGCCAAGTACCCACCTGCCGCCCCGGAGAAGCAGCCGGCTCCGGACGCCTACGCCGACTCCTACAACCAGGGATCTGGCTACGTGCAGCAGGATTCGTACGGCCAGCAGGGTGGCTACCAGCCAGAGTATAACCAGCAGGGCTACGGGCAGCCCGACCCCTATGGCCAGCAGGGGGGGTACGGCCAGGCCGCCCCCACTTCCTTCTCCAACCAGATGTAG
- the TREX2 gene encoding three prime repair exonuclease 2: MLAPQDFQTFVFFDLETTGLPRDRPRITELSLFALHRHSLLQRPPQDAPAGTPWLPRVLDQLTLCIDPQQPVTPEAARITGLNQQDLEENGKRGLDQAVAQALEGFLARQAPPLCLVAHNGFSYDFPLLRTELARVGVELPPATGCLDTLQAMKKLGLGGEGGYSLGALFRGLFGRDPDGAHSAEGDVRTLIAIFLARAPQLMGWAAGNARDWGDVTPMYLPTTQ; encoded by the coding sequence ATGCTGGCCCCCCAAGATTTCCAAACCTTCGTCTTCTTCGACCTGGAGACCACCGGCCTGCCCCGGGACCGCCCCCGCATCACGGAGCTGTCTCTCTTCGCCCTGCACCGTCACTCCCTCCTGCAGCGTCCCCCGCAGGACGCCCCTGCCGgcaccccctggctgccccgTGTCCTGGACCAGCTGACCCTGTGCATCGACCCCCAACAGCCCGTCACCCCGGAAGCCGCCCGGATCACGGGGCTGAACCAGCAGGACCTGGAGGAGAACGGGAAGCGGGGCCTGGACCAGGCCGTGGCACAGGCCCTAGAGGGGTTCCTAGCCCGCCAAGCCCCCCCGCTCTGCCTGGTGGCCCACAACGGCTTCAGCTACGACTTCCCCCTGCTGCGGACGGAGCTGGCGCGCGTGGGGGTCGAGCTGCCCCCTGCCACCGGCTGCCTGGACACCCTGCAGGCCATGAAGAAGCTGGgcctggggggcgagggggggtaCAGCCTGGGGGCGCTCTTCCGGGGGCTCTTCGGGAGGGACCCCGACGGGGCACACTCGGCCGAGGGAGATGTCCGCACCCTGATCGCCATCTTCCTTGCTAGGGCGCCACAGCTGATGGGCTGGGCGGCGGGGAATGCCCGGGACTGGGGGGACGTGACCCCCATGTACCTCCCCACCACGCAGTGA
- the LOC115643353 gene encoding emerin-like isoform X2: MERYRGLTDTELIAMLRRYGIPPGPVVGSTRKLYERKICEYESQRTKLSPPGGYSDPGTTETYIRESYSYPQQEERRRYGADDSSPTTTYSRALYDFPHREGRTGYLGDDMDEESSSSSSSSWLYGAAPGPLGEATARQPIGEATSYTPSRSEETERDGVSYQRVCRARPAPPPMRVEPRRAIHPLPRGGPGGAGEGGFRRFLPLWLQLLLFGALAAFLGYVYWALQGGADDNPFVLPPEE; the protein is encoded by the exons ATGGAGCGGTACCGGGGGCTGACGGACACCGAGCTCATCGCCATGCTGCGGCGCTACGGCATCCCGCCCGGGCCCGTCGTgg GATCGACCCGGAAGCTGTACGAGAGGAAGATCTGCGAATACGAGAGCCAGCGCACCAAGCTGTCACCCCCGGGGGGCTACTCAG atCCTGGCACCACCGAGACCTACATCCGGGAATCTTACAGCTACCCGCAGCAGGAGGAGCGGCGCCGCTATGGGGCGGATG ACTCCAGCCCCACCACGACGTACTCGCGGGCACTGTATGATTTCCCTCATCGTGAGGGTCGCACCGGCTACCTGGGGGAtg ACATGGACGAagaatcttcctcctcctcctcctcctcctggctctaTGGGGCAGCCCCAGGTCCCCTGGGCGAAGCCACCGCCCGCCAGCCG ATCGGAGAGGCCACGTCCTACACCCCGAGCAGGTCGGAGGAGACCGAGAG ggACGGTGTCTCCTACCAGCGGGTCTGCCGGGctcgccctgccccgccccccatgcGGGTGGAGCCGCGCCGTGccatccaccccctgccccgtggggggccagggggggccggggagggaggCTTCCGGCGCTTCCTGCctctctggctgcagctgctgctcttcggGGCGCTCGCGGCCTTCCTGGGCTACGTGTACTGGGCCCTGCAGGGCGGCGCCGACGACAACCCGTTCGTGCTGCCCCCTGAGGAGTGA
- the LOC115643353 gene encoding emerin-like isoform X3, whose protein sequence is MERYRGLTDTELIAMLRRYGIPPGPVVGSTRKLYERKICEYESQRTKLSPPGGYSDPGTTETYIRESYSYPQQEERRRYGADDMDEESSSSSSSSWLYGAAPGPLGEATARQPIGEATSYTPSRSEETESRDGVSYQRVCRARPAPPPMRVEPRRAIHPLPRGGPGGAGEGGFRRFLPLWLQLLLFGALAAFLGYVYWALQGGADDNPFVLPPEE, encoded by the exons ATGGAGCGGTACCGGGGGCTGACGGACACCGAGCTCATCGCCATGCTGCGGCGCTACGGCATCCCGCCCGGGCCCGTCGTgg GATCGACCCGGAAGCTGTACGAGAGGAAGATCTGCGAATACGAGAGCCAGCGCACCAAGCTGTCACCCCCGGGGGGCTACTCAG atCCTGGCACCACCGAGACCTACATCCGGGAATCTTACAGCTACCCGCAGCAGGAGGAGCGGCGCCGCTATGGGGCGGATG ACATGGACGAagaatcttcctcctcctcctcctcctcctggctctaTGGGGCAGCCCCAGGTCCCCTGGGCGAAGCCACCGCCCGCCAGCCG ATCGGAGAGGCCACGTCCTACACCCCGAGCAGGTCGGAGGAGACCGAGAG cagggACGGTGTCTCCTACCAGCGGGTCTGCCGGGctcgccctgccccgccccccatgcGGGTGGAGCCGCGCCGTGccatccaccccctgccccgtggggggccagggggggccggggagggaggCTTCCGGCGCTTCCTGCctctctggctgcagctgctgctcttcggGGCGCTCGCGGCCTTCCTGGGCTACGTGTACTGGGCCCTGCAGGGCGGCGCCGACGACAACCCGTTCGTGCTGCCCCCTGAGGAGTGA
- the LOC115643353 gene encoding emerin-like isoform X1, whose product MERYRGLTDTELIAMLRRYGIPPGPVVGSTRKLYERKICEYESQRTKLSPPGGYSDPGTTETYIRESYSYPQQEERRRYGADDSSPTTTYSRALYDFPHREGRTGYLGDDMDEESSSSSSSSWLYGAAPGPLGEATARQPIGEATSYTPSRSEETESRDGVSYQRVCRARPAPPPMRVEPRRAIHPLPRGGPGGAGEGGFRRFLPLWLQLLLFGALAAFLGYVYWALQGGADDNPFVLPPEE is encoded by the exons ATGGAGCGGTACCGGGGGCTGACGGACACCGAGCTCATCGCCATGCTGCGGCGCTACGGCATCCCGCCCGGGCCCGTCGTgg GATCGACCCGGAAGCTGTACGAGAGGAAGATCTGCGAATACGAGAGCCAGCGCACCAAGCTGTCACCCCCGGGGGGCTACTCAG atCCTGGCACCACCGAGACCTACATCCGGGAATCTTACAGCTACCCGCAGCAGGAGGAGCGGCGCCGCTATGGGGCGGATG ACTCCAGCCCCACCACGACGTACTCGCGGGCACTGTATGATTTCCCTCATCGTGAGGGTCGCACCGGCTACCTGGGGGAtg ACATGGACGAagaatcttcctcctcctcctcctcctcctggctctaTGGGGCAGCCCCAGGTCCCCTGGGCGAAGCCACCGCCCGCCAGCCG ATCGGAGAGGCCACGTCCTACACCCCGAGCAGGTCGGAGGAGACCGAGAG cagggACGGTGTCTCCTACCAGCGGGTCTGCCGGGctcgccctgccccgccccccatgcGGGTGGAGCCGCGCCGTGccatccaccccctgccccgtggggggccagggggggccggggagggaggCTTCCGGCGCTTCCTGCctctctggctgcagctgctgctcttcggGGCGCTCGCGGCCTTCCTGGGCTACGTGTACTGGGCCCTGCAGGGCGGCGCCGACGACAACCCGTTCGTGCTGCCCCCTGAGGAGTGA